CTATAGAAATTATGATTGCTCTGAATTATTCTTTTGTCCAGTTCAACTTATATAGCTCATTAAGGTAGGCTCAAACTAGAACACTACAAAATACTCCACATATATTTAGTGCTAAATTTCTAACagaaaattttcccatattgcAGAACTGATAAGGAAAACATATACTATGTACTATAATTCTAATCTTAATCCTGGTCCCTGTCAGGATGAGAGCTCTTTATCCACTTCAGACATTGCACTGACATCATGAAACTTCTGCAAATCATTACAAACGGCAAAAGATTATTAGAATTTTATCCGAAAACGATTATATATTAGATCACACACTAATTTCACTATAATACCGGGTACTAATCAACTTACTTCCATGGTAAATCTTCCGCTAGCAACCAGTCTCCCTCTTCGTCTTGATAAACGAGTTTGTAATCGTTCATATTCTCCTCAGCTGATCACGAGTAATATCAATGTGTACGTTAAGAATAACGGTATTCAGAAAACTAATTAGCAGAACTTAATAAAATCTGCAGCTTACATTTCCCGAACATATGAAGCAATGTTGTTGCTAGTGAGTGATAAGAATGGTGTTGGCCTAAGTCAACTTTTCTCGCGATCGGAGCTCCCTCCATCTTCACCTTCACGTACAACGAATGACTAGGCTTTACATCCTCGGTGTCACTATTTTTCGTCTGATCAGTGTCCCACGAGAAAAGAGCCAATGTTTGCGGAGTTTCAGTTGCAGTACTAAGACAAGACTCATCATGATCAAACGCTTCATTAAAATTACGCTTTTTCGGGTTACCAGAGCCATACACATCCTTCAGAGGCTCTGATGTACTCTCCTTATTCATCTCAAATTTGTTAATGTCCGGAAAAAGAGCTAGTCCAAGCTGTAGCTCCATAACAACAGTAATAACCGTAGCAGACAGCAACAACAGCTTTCGATATCCGACGAATGCGGTACTCTATGTTCTTGTAGTATTTTTCAAAGAAATTTGAGTGATGggctatatatatattgttgaaGATTGAAGCTGGTAGGGACAATAGAAGTAAAGAAAAAAGTAGTACTAGTACGAATTGTAAAAAATACTAATAGTATAAAGAATTAAGCGTGTGTCTTTATCAATGTTAAACATTTAGCCGACCTAATTGCTCTTTTGTTCCTCATCATCCTCCGACACTGCCTTTATTTTTTTCTCCTCTTTGCCTTCCGTGGGCTTATTCCTTGTTTCATCCGCTGAACTTCAAGCAGCTGCTGTAATTTTTGCGAAAACAATGTTTCGGTAATATGATATTATCCGTTATGGATCAAGTCGGATCAGCGTAGACTTGCTATAGGGATTTGGGACTACATGTCGAAGTATTAACATCGAGAGATGGTCAGAGCAAACGAttgttattattttaatatttgttTTCACGGTAAGTATAGAGATGAACCCGTGTGTGCACATCACAATCCTATTATACACGTACCATAATTTTTTTTTCGTAATATAATATGTTGTAATAATCGTTTGTTTGGCGCCCTATCAACCTTACGTTCAAGTCAAATGAGTAAAGGCCACAGGGCCACCTCATCACATTGTTGTAATTGTTGTACTCCAATCTTCAGACATAAGCTTTGGATTTTTCAAATCATGTGTTCTATCAATGTCCCAAACTACTCCTTATCATATCACTCTCCTGCAACTACAAGTTCACTCACTACATGATCATACTAACAACAAGAAGAGGCTACCAGTGTTCTTTACATTTTAAACACCTCATTTTGTAATTTAATCTTGCTGCAGAATCATTATGCTCAAGTAGGTTGTTTGACACCTAATAAAAAAAATGTAAGCTTTATTAACACATTCGACATATTGAAACTTTcgatcaaatgctaaaagaacTTTAAGGATTGGGTTAAAATCTCATGAACTAAACGTTTTCAGTTTAGGGAAATGTTATTTCCGGAACACTTTTTTTTAATTCCAGAGCAATGGACCGTGAAATTATCAAATTACCCATGTCTTAATATTTCCAGGAGATGTTTATTGTGAATGCAGGGGGATAGTCTAATATTTTCACTCAATATTTGCTCTGGAAATACAAAATTTGTTCTGAAAATAACATTTCCCCCAATTTATTATGTCGAATAAACTTAACCTAGGATATGAGTCAAATATTAGAACTTGACCGCAGCCCGCAGATTCATGTCCGTTTTTTTGTTGAAACACAAATTTTAGGAGGATGAACTGAAATCGAACTCAGACCTACAACGACACGAGATAAACCTTTACGACTATCTTATCATGCTCCATAGAGGCTTTAATAATTCATAACACAGTCACTTTCGGAAGTGTAACTTAAAGAGGAAAAAAGGAGGACCAAGATTCAAATAGCAACAATAGAAGACCACGAGGAACTCACATGACAACACCCCTCGTGGACCTGCACGACTTGTCCAAGTCCATCTCAAATTCATGAACCCAATTATTAAATTCTATTCGATCTCCACTGGTTGTTTGGAGAACCAAACATTGATTTGTTTCAATTATTTactcatttctttattaattctTTCATTAGTAAACAATTAAATCAACTATTTGTCGCCTCAGTGTTTTCAGAGAAGAAGAATCTTGTCTACTTGACAAGTTGAAGGGGACAACAGAGAATCTATGTTGTTTGTTCACAAAGAGTGAACCTGTATCCttcaaattttattatttttgcaCCTATATTCGTATAAAGCAACTGTCGGTTAGCTAAATAATCTTATAAATCTTTCTCGATGACTTTGAATTTGTTACCGAATCAAACATTGCGTTGGAGTCAGAATCGAACTCAGGACACGAGAGATAAATCTTTGCCACTATATTATCTTATTTTGCTCCTTTTGATTCTAATGTCCCATAACGTTATCATACACCAGTCCTGGTTGGCTCAACCGGTTGAGAACCGGATTTTAGAGAATTACCACCCTCAAGGTACTAAGTTCGATTCCGGATAGATGCACGGATTTAAGGGTCTGTTTGGCATGCTACTTATAAGCCACTTATGACTTATAAGCCCTTAACagcttatcgacgagtgtttgtcgacccaacttataagctgaatttacaacttataagctgataagttgaaagttggcagtgacatatttttttccaacttattttcattttttcacttttttctaaagttttgattttaaaatataaatttttaaatattttctaatttaagattcatgaactaagataattatatttaataattatttgttttaattcatttaagtaaaaaaaattctgacttataagtaaatttatccaaacacttatagaaCTTATAAGGATTTATCAACTTATTACTTATTTCGCACTtaatcattttaagtcataagttacttattttaagatttcccaaacgggcactaAGTAAGAGGTCATGTTGATAGGATGTTGTGTTAGCTCTCTCCGGGATTAGTCGAGGTGCACGTAAAAATTGGTTTAAAAAAGACTTTATCCTACTATAAAGTTGGTGGATGCACAGATTTAAGTAAAATGTCATGTTGGTGGGATTTTCTTCGGGATTAGTCGAGGTGAGGTGCACGTAACAGCGGGTTTAAAAAAGATTTTATCCAACTATAAAGTTGGTGGATGCACGGATTTTAGTAAGGGTTTAAAAAGATTTTATCCTACTATAAAGTTGGTGGATGCACGGATTTTAGTAAGGGGTCATGTTGGTGGGACTCTCCCCGGCATTATTCGAGGTGCAATTAACAGTTGGTTTAAAAAAGACTTTATCCTACTATAAAGTTGGTGGATGCACGGATTTAAGTAAGGGGTCATGTTGATGCGATGTTGTGCTAACTCTCTCCGGGATTAGTCGAGGTGCACGTAACAAGTGGTTTAAAAAAGTCTTTATCCTACTATAAAGTTGGAGGCACAAAAGCCGGATCTTTAACCGGGGATAAAATCTTGGAATCATTGTCTAAGTAACAGATCCCCTGATTCGGGATACAAATGAACCAGGTCCCTATTCTATTAAGAATACACAACACCATGTGTAGAGAGTTGATATTGGCGTGCATGTCTCAATGGCAACAGCATGGGCGTTGAGTTAATAACAACTACACATTTATGGACAGGACCACCACAATTAATCTCTAGATTTTATGGAATTGTCGATCAGGATCTCAAAGTCCGGCCAATAAAGTAATCAACCTTATCTGGATAAGCTATTCTATCGTTTCTGTCGGCTAATCTGAGCACCTCAAATATCTGATGTTAATGCATTTTTCATATGAAGCAGACAAAGCAAAGGGGATATCTCGGATTCCCTATTGTATCTGCAAATAGCGTCTTAAGTTCGCCTTTTAGAGATTTTTTCTGAAGCCTGAAATGCAGATTTCGAATTAAGTCTTGTGTACAGCTGTGAGCCTGTGACCGACGCGATCCTCCACTGGTCCAGTGATGTTGCCCTCTTCTCGTTATGTATTCGAATCATTTTGAGAATGTGTGCTTGAGCTATCTTGACTTGAGCTATCTACTTGTCCACTAAGCTCATTTATAGAGTTCGATAAGGCTTTCAAGTTTATCTGTTGTCCTTGTCCTATCTTGCTGCaatttttctcagaatttccgCACACACCTGCAACTGGGAATGCTCACTCAAATAATGCATTTATAAAGCCTCCCACAGTCGTATAGTTGTTGTGTCACTTGTGTTACTTACTTATTAAGTTCCCTGCCGACGTGATAAAATTGACATAAACAGTTCACATATGTGATACCAAGGTACTTCGATCAAGTTAATAATCCTGCTAGATGACATCTCTGCACAAAAAACAATGCAAAGTTGCGCTCCTCAAATGTGTGTCGAATGTTACTCATAATCATGATAGTGTGATTTCAGGAAAGATGAATATCACCTGCAAATAATTTTACATCAGGCTATAGTACTAGCATAAACTGAAACATGAGAAAACAGGTGAGCTGCAGAGAACTTATGAAAGACTATATCAATAATCTCACTCAGTCTTTACAAACGTATACGAACCCAGCAGGAACGTAACATAAGTACTCCCTCCGTCTCGTTAAACTTTTGAGTAATGCCAGAGACACAAAAAATGGTAAAAAAATTGTTATAAAATGATGTGTCATGGGTGATGTGGTACTTTGGAATGATTTAATTAGTGCTTTTGATGTAAATGCAGGAGGGTTCATTTTCATTTAGCCAATAAAAATTTGACACTTGGCATTTTGTAATTTTTTTGGGAGCCAATTTGGCGCCCCTAACATTTTCCTAGATTTTTATACGTGCActgtttgcacgtatttcgagacttctttaaaatatgatttcataatgttttttttaaatttttttttgaataaaagtttaaatatgaaacttttattcaaaaaaaaaatttaaaaaaatattgtggaattatactttaaaagagTATTGAGAAGCGTGCCGAAAAGTAATGTATACAATTCAATGGCACAAAGGAGAGAGCAGTAGTTTAGTCCGTCTTTTTGCTTCAACTAGCTGTTCAACTAAAGAAAAAAATTATGCATCTGTAATTACCGGCAAAAATGGCCTGCTTTGCTCAGTTGGTTAAATAGCTATCTTTCTGGTCACAGATTCGAATCCCACAAGCTACGGTTTATCTTGGTTCATGTGGTTTGCAGGTTAATTACTGTTCGATGAACTTGGACTGAACGGAGGTAGAGGGTAAACCTTGatatatatttctgaaaaatcTGGGTGCACTGTACAAGGAAACATCAATGAACAAAATCATACTTGATAGTTTTTCTATAATAATTTGATGATAATACATCCTTACAAAAAAACTATACGTTAACGTTACACACAAAAACGGTATTTGTTTTTTGAATTTTAGAAACAAGTATTTCCACAAAAGGAGCAAATATTATCCAATTATTATaactaaaatatttattttcctTTTCCTAGAACGAataattttttacaaaaatattattattcgttaaaaattatataaaatcaCAAAATATACATATCAGGAAATATACATGAGCTATATAAAACGTTATTTAAAAGATACATCCCAATTACCCACTTTTCTATTTCCTATTATAATCGTAATTAAATATTCTTTCTTAATAAATACATTTAATTTACTTGATATttagtgatatttattttaacgTTACTTCATTGCAAACCCCCGCCAACTGAAATCATATAATAGTTAAGAATTTAAGATTATAAACTTACAAATTCGTACGTTAGACCTTTGCAAACCCCCGCCCAGTCAAGATTATAAGCTTACAAATTCGCATCTGTTCTTAACAAATTTCGGTGACCGAGAATCGAGCTCAGTTTCATTCTACGTGCAGTGTTAGAGAGACAGGGTTTGTAAGAAATGGTGACTAACACTAAAGAGAGTCTACCATTGTACGAGACAAACGACAGCAAAGAGAAACTCCAACAACATGCATCCACCATGTCCAAACAAGGTGTATACGCCGCCGTTTCATACATGACTTGTGCAGGTTTCACCTTCATTTGGCCTTTAAATTTCTGTTACAGTTTTAAGGATTAGAAATTAGATTATTGATATGCGAGATATTTAGCTTTACCGCTAGACTATCGATGAATTATTATGTTTTATTCGGTTTGATACGTACTAGTAATGTTTTATTCGATTTGATTATTCGTGTTAGTCAAACATAAGTCGATTGTATTTTGACGCTATAATTAAAATAAGTCTTTTTTAAATTTTAGTtgataaaatttattttgaaaGTGAAAATTCAATCAAGATTTCACaggatttttttggattttttaaatTAAGAGGTattcaatttgaattttaaaaaatatgaaatttaaTAGAGATTAGAAAAAGttttttaaaatttgagtgtattcaatttagattttaaaaattctactGAAATCTGGCggtatttaatttaaaaatccatcaaaatctgatggtattcaaaagTATGTGAActtttttttatttgaaaaagtggtagattttgatggatttgttagttcatttttaatcttttgaaatctctttaaaatacatgagattttgaaGAATTTCCGGAAATCTTCATAAAATGAGCAAGACTCTGCAAGATTTTTCTATCAACTCCGTCAAAATCCACGAACAATTAAAATTAacgaaaatcttttaaaattcatgaattattatcgattctttaaaatctgaaatgaatACACTACTTAATGTGGCTGAATTTATTTACAACTTCTACATGTTATGAGATCACAACATGCTTTATCACCATGGAACTGAAGTAATTCAAACAAAAATCGGAACAATAACAATGTTGTTTTTCTTGCAGTGCTACTGATAATGTTCAATAAGGCAGCCCTTTCTTCATACAAATTTCCTTATGTAAATGTCATCACTCTTTGCCAGGTAGCCTCCATTTGTTGCTTGCATGAACTATGTATTGAGATTTCTGTTCATACCTGTTTTCGTTTTCAGCGAGTTGTGTAATTGTAATTGTAAGGCCTATACATTCCAGCTGAACGCGGGGAATTTTTTAGTTGATTAAGTGTTATTGATAGATTTTGTTGGCTGAAATAGATGGTGTTTATTGGTCATACAATTGTGAAGTGATTCTAGGTTTTTGTATTTGAAAATCCTAATTAGACTAGTTATACTTATACCTTACCAGGACAATTACGCATAGCTCTTGCTTGACTTCTTCACTGAACCAAATCGTTTTTGAACTGAAACAAGGCTATAGTGAATATGATCACTTGATCAGTATGCATCACACTTCACCTACAAGTCCACAAAATTAGATGCTGAGGAAAAAATCGGTGGAAATTCATTCATTGAAATGTTTCAGGATCCATTATGAGTTTTATGTGATTCGAGGGTATTGATTTTACTAAACAAAAGGATGTGCTGGTGCTGCTGGATAAATGGTTTTCaagatttatattataaattagacTTTCTCTAtatgatttttaatttttactatTTAACATTTCAACTGCTAAGTCTAGTTTCATAATCATCTTTGTTATTATACCGTGCATAAGCTTATTTTGCTTTTCAGATGCATGCTTGCTGAAGATAACTATTTGTTTAGCTTAATGTTTCTGTGTTCACTTCAAAATCTGGCATGTCAAAGTTTTTTTGTGTTCTACTATGACTCAATTGTCCTAATAAGTAATTTTATTTGTTGAAGATGTCATGTTCGTGTGCATTACTCTATATTATGAGACGTTGGAAGGTCATTTCGTTCACAGTTACTGAACCACATGGCAAGGAAACTAATTCAATGATCCTTGTGCCTCTAAGGACAGTGCTTCATACTCTTCCTCTGGCAGTCTCGTACTTGCTTTACCTGGTGTGTGTTTTCTGTTTTGCGTCTGGACATTTATTTACCACAATTACCAAGCAAGCCTCTAAAATTATTTGTTTTTGTCTAAAAGTTAGTTTCAATGGAGTCTGTTCGCGGGATAAATGTTCCTATGTACACAACTCTTCGAAGGACTACTGTGGCTTTTACTATGATTTTCGAGTATTTCTTGGCTGGCCAAAAGCATTCTCTCTCCGTTGTTGGCAGGTAAGCTTATTGATCATTTTGTTATTCAACATGTATTCCCCCCTAACTCATAGGCAGATATCCTGATGAAGTTAAAGAGAAAAATAGGTCATCTAGTAATTTTTAAGAACAGATGTTTGCATTTTCATGTTTCTCTTTATTTGGTTGTCTTAGCAGTGTGaatcatttttttttaatttgggATCTGATGAATCTGTTAAAATCCGTAAATAACCAGGACATTAGCGTCCTATTGCTGTTATGTTAACTTAACTTTTGATAAGAACTCAAAGGGTTTATGCAGTGTAGGGATAATCATATTTGGCGCAATTGTTGCTGGAGCTCGGGATTTGGCATTTGACACCTATAGCTATGCTGTAGTTTTCACAGCAAACATCTGTACTGCGATATATCTTGCTTCTATAGCCCGAGTTGGTATTACcagttttctttgtttttctcATTTTCTTTAAGAATGTGAAATTCTGTGGTAACTTTTCTGATGCCCATTCTTTAAATCTGTCCAGGAAAGTCCAGTGGGCTTAATAGCTTTGGCCTCATGTGGTGCAATGGTAAGatatagatccaagatccaaatAGATTATCTGGTTTAGAACCTGTTTTGCAACTGATACTATAGTCTATACATTCAGTAGCTACCGTCTTTTTCTAGTGCAGCCTGTCGGTTTTCAGTTTTCAGACAGTAACAATCTCAAATATAGTCTTTTTGGGCTAATTTCTTGCAGGACTGATATGCACACCATTTTTGTTGATTTGGACATATCTTAGAGGTGACCTGGAAATGACATTACAGTTCCCCTATCTGTTCTTCCCCGGCTTTCAGGTATTTCCTACCCCAGTGCTATTACCTTATACATGCATACCATTGGTCATAGCATAATCTATTACTTTCTGTCTGTAATCTTTTTTTTCGTGCTACTATTTTGCATCCAAAAGAAATTACAGGAT
The sequence above is drawn from the Apium graveolens cultivar Ventura chromosome 2, ASM990537v1, whole genome shotgun sequence genome and encodes:
- the LOC141708924 gene encoding auxin-responsive protein IAA28-like translates to MELQLGLALFPDINKFEMNKESTSEPLKDVYGSGNPKKRNFNEAFDHDESCLSTATETPQTLALFSWDTDQTKNSDTEDVKPSHSLYVKVKMEGAPIARKVDLGQHHSYHSLATTLLHMFGKSEENMNDYKLVYQDEEGDWLLAEDLPWKSFMMSVQCLKWIKSSHPDRDQD
- the LOC141708918 gene encoding UDP-N-acetylglucosamine transporter UGNT1-like isoform X2, producing the protein MVTNTKESLPLYETNDSKEKLQQHASTMSKQGVYAAVSYMTCAVLLIMFNKAALSSYKFPYVNVITLCQMSCSCALLYIMRRWKVISFTVTEPHGKETNSMILVPLRTVLHTLPLAVSYLLYLLVSMESVRGINVPMYTTLRRTTVAFTMIFEYFLAGQKHSLSVVGSVGIIIFGAIVAGARDLAFDTYSYAVVFTANICTAIYLASIARVGKSSGLNSFGLMWCNGLICTPFLLIWTYLRGDLEMTLQFPYLFFPGFQAVMVLSCLMAFLLNYTVFLNTTRNSALTQTICGNLKDLFTIGIGWLLFGGLPFDLMNVVGQSLGFLGSCLYAYCKLRGK
- the LOC141708918 gene encoding UDP-N-acetylglucosamine transporter UGNT1-like isoform X1 yields the protein MFNKAALSSYKFPYVNVITLCQMSCSCALLYIMRRWKVISFTVTEPHGKETNSMILVPLRTVLHTLPLAVSYLLYLLVSMESVRGINVPMYTTLRRTTVAFTMIFEYFLAGQKHSLSVVGSVGIIIFGAIVAGARDLAFDTYSYAVVFTANICTAIYLASIARVGKSSGLNSFGLMWCNGLICTPFLLIWTYLRGDLEMTLQFPYLFFPGFQAVMVLSCLMAFLLNYTVFLNTTRNSALTQTICGNLKDLFTIGIGWLLFGGLPFDLVNILMFIADERCRTISWFSRIMSVCLLQIEREVKFLLNMLITRGSSIFSNNSSYDCLS